The following is a genomic window from Bacteroidales bacterium.
ATTTACTCCATTGACTTTCCACTGATAGACAGGGGCTGCACCACCGTTTGTCGGGGTAGCAGTGAAGTTAACTGTTGTGCCTGCACATACAGGGTTGGCATCAGCTGCTACTGTGACACTTACAGGAAGCAACGGATTGACTGTCATTGTAACCGGTGCCGAGGTGGCAGGGTTACCTGTCGGACAGGTTGCATTCGAGGTAAGAACTACTGTTACTATATCGCCTGTTACAGGTACATATGAGTAGGTAGCAGCATTAACTCCTGCATTAACTCCATTGACTTTCCACTGATATACAGGGGCTGCACCACCATTTGTCGGGGTAGCAGTAAAGTTAACTGTGGTTCCTGAACATACGGGGTTGGCATCGGCTGCTACTGTAACACTTACAGGAAGCAACGGATTGACTGTCATTGTAACCGGTGCCGAGGTGGCAGGGTTACCTGTCGGACACACTGCATTCGATGTCAGGTCAACTGTAACTATATCACCTGTTACAGGTACATATGAATAGGTTGCTGCATTAACACCTGCATTAACTCCATTAACCTTCCACTGATATACAGGTGCTGCACCACCATTTGTCGGGGTAGCAGTGAAGTTAACTGTTGTGCCTGCGCATACTGGGTTGGCATCGGCTAATATTGTTACACTAACCGGGAGATTTGGGTTAATGGTCACGCTCTGCTGTGCTGAGACTACGCCACCACAACCACCTGTGATTGTATAGATAATATCGCAGGTTCCTGAGGCAACTCCGGTGACCAGACCCGCTGCATCAACTGTAGCTATTGCAACATTGCTGCTGCTCCATGCACCTGTACCTCCGCCAAGTACAACTCCATTAGCTGTATAGGTGGATGTGCCTGTGATACAAAGTGGACTGCTGCCTGTTACTGAAGTGATACCTGCATTGGGATTGATCGTAACACTCTGCTGTGCTGAGACTACTCCACCACAGCCGCCTGTGATTGTATAAATAATATTTGCTGTGCCTGCACTTACTCCGGTAACCAGACCTGTAGCATCAACTGTAGCTACTGCTGCGTTGCTGCTGCTCCATGCACCTGTACCGCCGCTAAGGACAACTCCTGTAGTTGTATATGTAGCTGTGCCGCCTATACATAATGGACTTGTGCCTGTAACTGATGTAATGCTTGCATTTGGAGATATGGTTACGCTCTGCTGTGCTGAGACTACTCCACCACAGCCGCCTGTGATTGTATAAATAATATTTGCTGTGCCTGCACTTACTCCGGTAACCAGACCTGTAGCATCAACTGTAGCTACTGCCGCATTGCTGCTGCTCCATGCACCTGTACCGCCGCCAAGGACAACTCCTGTAGTTGTATATGTGCTGTGCCGCCTATACATAATGGACTTGTGCCTGTAACTGATGTAATGCTTGCATTTGGAGATATGGTTACGCTCTGCTGTGCTGAGACTACACCGCCACAGCCACCTGTGATTGTATAGATAATATTTGCTGTGCCTGCACTTACTCCGGTCACCAGACCAGCTGCATCAACTGTAGCTACTGCTGCGTTGCTGCTGCTCCATGCGCCTGTACCTCCGCTAAGGACAACTCCTGTAGTTGTATATGTAGCTGTGCCGCCTATACATAATGGACTTGTGCCTGTAACTGATGTAATGCTTGCATTTGGAGATATGGTTACGCTCTGCTGTGCTGAGACTACACCGCCACAGCCACCTGTGATTGTATAGATAATATTTGCTGTGCCTGCACTTACTCCGGTGACCAAACCAGAACCGTTAACTGTAGCTACTGCCGCATTGCTGCTGCTCCATGCACCTGTACCTCCGCCAAGGGTAACACCATTAGCCGTATAGGTGGAGGTGCCTGTGATACAAAGTGGACTGCTGCCTGTTACTGAAGTGATGCTTGCATTGGGAGTGATAGTAACACTCTGCTGTGCTGAGACTACGCCGCCACAACCACCTGTAATTGTATAGATAATATTTGCTGTGCCTGCACTTACTCCGGTAACCAGACCTGTAGCATCAACTGTAGCTACTGCCGCATTGCTGCTGCTCCAGGCTCCAGTGCCGCCGCCTAGGACAACTCCGTTAGCCACATAAGTGGCAGTGCCTGCTATACATAATGGACTTGTTCCTGTTACTGAGGTAATGCTTGCATTTGGAGTGATAGTAACACTCTGCTGAGAGGATATTGTTCCTCCACATCCGCCTGTAATAGTATAAATAATATTACATGTACCTGCTACTACTCCTGTCACTAAACCTGTCGTATTGTTCACTGTAGCTACTGATGGATCACTGCTGCTCCATACTCCGGTACCTCCACCCAGGACAACTCCATTAGCTGTATAAGTAGCTGTGCCTCCTATACATAATGGGCTTGTTCCTGTTACTGAGGTGATACTTGCATTGGGATTAACGATAACGCTCTGCTGTGCCGAGACTACGCCACCACAACCACCTGTAATTGTATAGATAATATCACAGGTTCCTGAGGCAACTCCGGTTACAATACCGCCTGCACTTACTGTGGCGATTGAAGTATTACTGCTGCTCCATGCGCCTGAACCACCTCCAAGAACAACACCATTAGCTGTATAGGTTGCTGTGCCGCCTATACATAATGGGCTTGATCCTGTTACTGAGGTGATACTTGCGTTTGGAGTGATGGTCACGCTCCGCAGTGCTGAGACCACGCCTCCACAACCACCTGTAATTGTATAGATAATATCACAGGTTCCTGCTGCAACTCCGGTTACAATACCGCCTGCACTTACTGTCGCTATTGCAACATTACTGCTGCTCCATGCTCCTGTACCGCCGCCTAGAACAACACCATTAGCTGTATAGGTTGCTGTACCGCCTATACATAATGGACTTGATCCTGTTACTGAAGTAATACTTGCATTGGGAGTAATGGTTACACTCTGCAGTGCTGAGACTACACCGCCACAACCGCCTGTAATTGTATAGATAATATTTGCTGCACCGGCACTTACTCCGGTGACCAAACCTGATGCATCAACTGTAGCTACTGCCGCATTGCTGCTACTCCATGCTCCTGTACCGCCGCCCAGGACAACTCCATTAGCTGTATATGTTGCCGTGCCTGTGATACAAAGTGGACTGCTGCCTGTTACTGAAGTTATACTTGCATTTGGAGTGATGGTTACGCTCTGCTGTGCTGAGACTAAGCCGCCACAACCGCCTGTAATTGTATAGATAATATTTACCGTACCTGCACTAACCCCGGTAACCAAACCGGATGCATCAACTGTAGCTACTGCTGCGTTGCTGCTGCTCCATGCACCTGTGCCTCCGCCAAGGGTAACACCATTAGCTGTATATGTGGCTGTGCCGCCTATACATAATGGACTTGATCCTGTTACTGAGGTAATGCTTGCATTTGGATTGACGGTCACACTCTGAAGTGCTGAGACCACGCCGCCACAACCACCTGTAATTGTATAGATAATATCACAGGTTCCTGCTGCAACTCCGGTTACAATACCGCCTGCACTTACTGTCGCTATTGCAGCATTGCTGCTGCTCCATGCACCTGTACCTCCGCCAAGAACAACTCCTGTAGTTGTATATGTAGCTGTACCGCCTATACATAATGGACTTGTGCCTGTTACTGAAGTGATACTTGCATTTGGAGTGATGGTTACGCTCTGCTGTGCTGAGACTACGCCTCCACAGCCACCTGTGATTGTATAAATAATATTTGCTGTGCCGCCACTAACTCCGGTCACCAAACCGGAAGCATCAACTGTAGCTACTGCTGCGTTGCTGCTGCTCCATGCTCCTGTGCCGCCGCTAAGGACAACTCCTGTAGTTGTATATGTAGCTGTACCGCCTATACATAATGGACTTGTGCCTGTTACTGAAGTGATACTTGCATTTGGAGATATGGTTACACTCTGCTGTGCTGAGACTGTTCCTCCACAGCCGCCTGTGATTGTATAGATAATATTTGCTGTGCCTGCACTTACTCCGGTGACCAAACCAGAACCGTTAACAGTGGCTACTGCACTGTTGCTGCTGCTCCATGCACCTGTACCGCCGCTAAGGACAACTCCTGTAGTTGTATATGTAGCTGTGCCGCCTATACATAATGGACTTGTGCCTGTAACTGATGTAATGCTTGCATTTGGATTGACAGTCACACTCTGCTGTGCTGAGACTGTTCCTCCACAGCCGCCTGTAATTGTATAAATAATATTTGCTGTGCCTGCACTTACTCCGGTAACCAAGCCTGCAGCGTTAACTGTGACTACTGCCGTGTTGCTGCTGCTCCATGCACCTGTCCCGCCGCCAAGAACAACTCCGTTAGCTGTATAAGGTACTATTCCTCCTATACATACAGGACTTGCTCCTGTAACTGAAGTAATACTTGCATTTGGATTAATGGTCACGCTCTGCTGTGCTGAGACTACACCGCCACAACCACCTGTGATTGTATAGATAATATCGCAGGTTCCTGCACTTACCCCGGTGACCAGACCAGCTGCATCAACTGTAGCTATTGCAACATTGCTGCTGCTCCATGCACCTGTACCGCCGCCTAGAACAACTCCATTAGCCGTATAGGTGGAGGTGCCTGTGATACAAAGTGGACTGCTGCCTGTTACTGAAGTGATACCTGCATTGGGATTGATCGTAACACTCTGCAGTGCTGAGACCACGCCACCACAGCCGCCTGTAATTGTATAAATAATATTTGCTGTGCCTGCACTTACTCCGGTAACCAGACCTGTAGCATCAACTGTTGCTACTGCTGCGTTGCTGCTGCTCCATGCTCCTGTACCGCCGCTAAGGACAACTCCTGTAGTTGTATATGTAGCTGTGCCGCCTATACATAATGGACTTGTGCCTGTTACTGAGGTAATGCTTGCATTTGGATTAATAGTTACGCTCTGCTGTGCTGAGACTACACCGCCACAACCACCTGTGATTGTATAGATAATATTTGCTGTGCCTGCACTTACTCCGGTGACCAGACCAGCTGCATCAACTGTTGCTACTGCAGCATTGCTGCTGCTCCATGCGCCTGTACCTCCCCCAAGAACAACTCCATTAGCCGTATAGGTGGAGGTGCCTGTGATACAAAGTGGACTGCTGCCTGTTACTGAAGTTATACTTGCATTTGGAGTGATGGTCACGCTCTGCTGTGCTGAGACTGTTCCTCCACAGCCGCCTGTGATTGTATAGATAATATTTGCTGTGCCTGCACTTACTCCGGTGACCAGACCAGCTGCATCAACTGTAGCTACTGCTGCGTTGCTGCTGCTCCATGCGCCTGTACCGCCGCTAAGAACAACTCCTGTAGTTGTATATGTAGCTGTGCCGCCTATACATAATGGACTTGTGCCTGTTACTGAGGTGATACTTGCATTTGGAGATATGGTTACACTCTGCTGTGCTGAGACTACACCGCCACAGCCGCCTGTGATTGTGTAGATTATATTTGCTGTGCCTGCACTTACTCCGGTGACCAAACCAGAACCGTTAACTGTAGCTACTGCCGCATTGCTGCTGCTCCATGCACCTGTACCTCCGCCAAGGGTAACACCATTAGCCGTATAGGTGGAGGTGCCTGTGATACAAAGTGGACTGCTGCCTGTTACTGAAGTGATGCTTGCATTGGGAGTGATAGTAACACTCTGCTGTGCTGAGACTACGCCGCCACAACCACCTGTAATTGTATAGATAATATTTGCTGTGCCTGCACTTACTCCGGTAACCAGACCTGTAGCATCAACTGTAGCTACTGCCGCATTGCTGCTGCTCCATGCTCCAGTGCCGCCGCCTAGGACAACTCCGTTAGCCACATAAGTGGCAGTGCCTGCTATACATAATGGACTTGTTCCTGTAACTGAGGTAATGCTTGCATTTGGAGTGATAGTAACACTCTGCTGAGAAGATATTGTTCCTCCACATCCGCCTGTAATAGTATAAATAATATTACATGTACCTGCTACTACTCCTGTCACTAAACCTGTCGTATTGTTAACTGTAGCTACTGATGGATCACTGCTGCTCCATACTCGGTACCTCCACCCAGGACAACTCCATTAGCTGTATAAGTAGCTGTGCCTCCTATACATAATGGGCTTGTTCCTGTTACTGAGGTGATACTTGCATTGGGATTAACGATAACGCTCTGCTGTGCCGAGACTACGCCACCACAACCACCTGTAATTGTATAGATAATATCACAGGTTCCTGAGGCAACTCCGGTTACAATACCGCCTGCACTTACTGTGGCGATTGAAGTATTACTGCTGCTCCATGCGCCTGAACCACCTCCAAGAACAACACCATTAGCTGTATAGGTTGCTGTGCCGCCTATACATAATGGGCTTGATCCTGTTACTGAGGTGATACTTGCGTTTGGAGTGATGGTCACGCTCCGCAGTGCTGAGACCACGCCTCCACAACCACCTGTAATTGTATAGATAATATCACAGGTTCCTGCTGCAACTCCGGTTACAATACCGCCTGCACTTACTGTCGCTATTGCAACATTACTGCTGCTCCATGCTCCTGTACCGCCGCCTAGAACAACACCATTAGCTGTATAGGTTGCTGTACCGCCTATACATAATGGACTTGATCCTGTTACTGAAGTAATACTTGCATTGGGAGTAATGGTTACACTCTGCAGTGCTGAGACTACACCGCCACAACCGCCTGTAATTGTATAGATAATATTTGCTGCACCGGCACTTACTCCGGTGACCAAACCTGATGCATCAACTGTAGCTACTGCCGCATTGCTGCTGCTCCATGCTCCTGTACCGCCGCCTAGAACAACTCCATTAGCTGTATATGTTGCCGTGCCTGTGATACAAAGTGGACTGCTGCCTGTTACTGAAGTGATACTTGCATTGGGAGTGATGGTTACGCTCTGCTGTGCTGAGACTAAGCCGCCACAACCGCCTGTAATTGTATAGATAATATTTACCGTACCTGCACTAACCCCGGTAACCAAACCGGATGCATCAACTGTAGCTACTGCTGCGTTGCTGCTGCTCCATGCACCTGTGCCTCCGCCAAGGGTAACACCATTAGCTGTATATGTGGCTGTGCCTCCTATACATAATGGACTTGATCCTGTTACTGAGGTAATGCTTGCATTTGGATTGACAGTCACACTCTGAAGTGCTGAGACCACGCCGCCACAACCACCTGTAATTGTATAGATAATATCACAGGTTCCTGCTGCAACTCCGGTTACAATACCGCCTGCACTTACTGTCGCTATTGCAGCATTGCTGCTGCTCCATGCACCTGTACCTCCGCCAAGAACAACTCCTGTAGTTGTATATGTAGCTGTACCGCCTATACATAATGGACTTGTGCCTGTTACTGAAGTGATACTTGCATTTGGAGTGATGGTTACGCTCTGCTGTGCTGAGACTACGCCTCCACAGCCACCTGTGATTGTATAAATAATATTTGCTGTGCCGCCACTAACTCCGGTCACCAAACCGGATGCATCAACTGTAGCTACTGCTGCGTTGCTGCTGCTCCATGCGCCTGTACCGCCGCTAAGGACAACTCCTGTAGTTGTATATGTAGCTGTACCGCCTATACATAATGGACTTGTGCCTGTTACTGAGGTGATACTTGCATTTGGAGATATGGTTACACTCTGCTGTGCTGAGACTGTTCCTCCACAGCCGCCTGTGATTGTATAGATAATATTTGCTGTGCCTGCACTTACTCCGGTGACCAAACCAGAACCGTTAACAGTGGCTACTGCACCGTTGCTGCTGCTCCATGCACCTGTGCCGCCGCTAAGAACAACTCCTGTAGTTGTATATGTAGCTGTGCCGCCTATACATAATGGACTTGTGCCTGTTACTGAGGTAATGCTTGCATTTGGATTGACGGTCACACTCTGCTGTGCTGAGACTACGCCGCCACAGCCACCTGTAATTGTATAAATAATATTTGCTGTGCCTGCACTTACTCCGGTAACCAAGCCTGCAGCGTTAACTGTGACTACTGCCGTGTTGCTGCTGCTCCATGCACCTGTACCGCCGCCTAGAACAACTCCGTTAGCTGTATAAGGTACTATTCCTCCTATACATACAGGACTTGCTCCTGTAACTGAAGTAATGCTTGCATTTGGATTAATGGTCACGCTCTGCTGTGCTGAGACTACACCGCCACAACCACCTGTGATTGTATAGATAATATCGCAGGTTCCTGCACTTACCCCGGTGACCAGACCAGCTGCATCAACTGTTGCTATTGCAGCATTGCTGCTGCTCCATGCACCTGTACCGCCGCCTAGAACAACTCCATTAGCCGTATAGGTGGAGGTGCCTGTGATACAAAGTGGACTGCTGCCTGTTACTGAAGTGATACCTGCATTGGGATTGATCGTAACAATTTTGTTTGTTGTATTTATGCAACCACCAATTGTAACACTATAAGTTATAAGAGAGGTTCCGTCACTAATACCAGTAACCAGACCTGAAGCTGCACCAACTGTAGCTACCGACGGATCACTGCTGCTCCAGGTACCTCCTGGAGAAGTACTTACCCATGTGTCAGTAAAACCTATACATAATGAAGAGACCCCTGTAATTGTTTGAGCTGTGGGGGCAGTTATGGTAACTGTCGTAGTCACCTCACAACCTGTAGGCAAAGTATATGATATAAGTGAGGTTCCTGCAGATACTCCTGTAACAACACCACCTGCATCAATTGTAGCGACTGCAGGTGTTGCACTGCTCCAGGATCCTCCTGGTGTGATATCTGATAGTGTGGTAGTTGATCCAACACAAACAGTGAGGGTTCCTGTAATAGGTGCTGGCAATGGATTTACTGTGGCAATTACTGGTTGAATAGTATAACAACCTGAACCATCAGTACCTTTAATATAATATGTACCTGATACTGCAGTTGTAGGTGTTGGATAGGCAACAGTTGCAGATGCATCAGTCCAGTATGTATATGTTAGTCCCGCTGTGGAGCCAGCAGTTATTGCCGGTGCAGTTAAATCAACAGTTGAAGGGGAACATACCGGCGCCGGGTTGGTAATTGAAACCGTTGGTAACGCATTAACAGTTACATTGTATACTGTAGGAGCTGCTGCTGTACAGCCTGCGGCATCGCGATAGCTAACACTAATAGTCTGTGCTCCAGAGGAAGTCCATGTAACAGTTGCTGTACTTGAAGTATTAGTTCCTCCGGATGTAATGGAACCTCCTGTAATCGCCCAAACATAGTTAGACATACCACCATCAGTAGTATAGACATTACCTGTCGATTCATCACAGACAGGTGTAATCCCATTCAATGATGGAACAGGAAGTGGATTGATTGTCACCGTAACCTCTGTCCTTGACAAGCTAAAACATGTTCCGCCTCCATCTGCTTCAGCATAATATTTATTACCATTTGTCAATGCATCTCCTACCGCCAGAAGTGTCCCTCCTACCGGAGCATCATACCAGTTAACATTCACTCCCGGAGGTGTTGAAGCAGCCAGATTCCCTACCGTAGCTGAATTACAGAAACTCTGTGATGCAGGAGCTACTGGTGGATCAGGTAGTATAGTAAAATTAATATTTACATCATCAGATGAAATACATGTTCCGTTAGTAATCGTCCAGCGGAGAACATATCCTACACCATTCAAACCAATAAACTGACTCGACGGGCTGGAAGGTGTCAGAACTGTACCTCCTGCACCGCTTATTATGCTCCAGTTCCCGGTTCCGACAATTGCCGTACTTCCGTTAAGAGTAACTGTTGTTATACCACATTCTGTCTGATCTGTACCAGCATTTGCAGGTGTTGGAGTTGCGTATACTGATATTGGTGTTGGATCAACCACCCCGATCTTAGTTGCAATCAGGGTATTATATGAATAATCTGTTAGCTTATAAATACCCGGACCAGGTGTGGGGAGTGTATATGGAAGATCACCTGAGGTTATCGTAATAATTGGCTGAACAGCACCATTGATTGTATAGGTTAATTTATAATTAAAAGGAATTGGATCGGGAGAAGTAAAGGTAACAGGAATTCCCGCTGCACCGCATACCGGACCTGTTGGAGTAAACTGGGCTCTTGGCTTAAGATTTGTAACAGCAGCCAGAGTATAATCATCTGAACCATTAGATGTTAACAATCCAATTGTAGAAGCTGTTCCATTTAAATTATTACCCGCCGATGAGGTTGCAATCTCATTCCAATTTGCTGCCAGGAAATTTGCAACCCTGATAAATGACATACCTCCTGTTATCAGAGGTGTTACATCACTCGATGGTGTCCAGTTGATATTTATCTTGGACTGTTTACCGGCTGTTGAAGTAACTGTATAATACTCCATTGCGCTGACTCCCTCAAGCGGAGATAAGAAATCATCAGATGTGGTATTTGGATTTTGATACTGAGCTGTCCAAAGATCCGGACCTGTCTGGGTCTCAGAAATGGTGAGCTTGTTTCCCAGAATATTTCCAATTCCTACTTTGTAAATTCCTATTGGATAAAGGAAATTATCAAACTGACTGATTTTCTTAACAAGTGGTCCGTCAATGAAGGATGTTATGCTACCTCCGGCAGGGACAACACAATTATTGGAAGAATTAGTGATTGTCAGACTTCTGCCCGACCCGGTATTAATCAATCCGTTGGTTAGCATAAGGTTACCCTTGACCTCAATAGCTCCCGCATCGTTTATTCTCAGACCTGCAGCATTATTAATCTCAAAATTGTTAAACGCGCTGGCTCCTATGAAGTTACCCATCTTTGTTCCACCAATAGTCTGGGCAGCCGACCCACTGAAAGAAACAATAGCTCCCGGTCCCGTTCCTGAATTGAATGTACCGGAGAGGTGCTTCATTCCACCGTTTATCGAAAGTTTTTTGTTATAAACGCTATTATCAACTATTGGACCATTAACCGTTAGTGTGTCACATATCACAAGATCTTTATTCGGAAGAACACGTGTACCTGTTCCTGAGAATAACAGATTTGGAATATTATCATAAAGGTCAGCGATAATAGTATAAGTACCTGAACCTCCATACTCTACTGTAGCATTCCCGGCGCAACTGAGGAACGAAGTGTAAACTCCGGCAGGGAATGTACCTTTCTGCAGCTCGAGTGTTCCATTACCACTTACGGTTCCCAGATTGTGGCCAAAATATGGCTCGGCAACAATTAATTTATTGTTAATCGTTGTCCGGTATGCCGACAAATTATGATCATTCAGAGTTACAACATGGTTAACATTAACAATAAATCCGTTAGGACCACCGACTGGACAAGGATATGGATCTCCTGCTGTCTGATTCCAGATAGCATTATTTGTCCAGTTACCATTTGCATTCGATGTATATGTTGGAATATTTGTGAAGAAAGCTGTATTGATTCCAGCAGTATATTCCCCACTAAGGTTATTTGAACCTAAATAAGTTGTGGTGATTTGATTAGTAGCAGGATTAACTCCCGGCGCTACTGACCAGTTAGTTCCCGGGACAATAGTATGTGCTGCTAGATAATTTGCCTCATCACCAACAACATCACTCTGCAGATAATTCAGAACAAGATTTCCATTGAATCCGGTAATTCCTGAACTTTGAACCTCCCAGTAGTAGTCGAGTGCATTTGCCGGATCTTTTACTGCCGGATGCATGTCGCTGATATTGTTAATCCTGACGTATCCAACAGTATTACTCTTGTCAAGAGTCAGTAATGCAGGGGTATACTTACCGGATGTTCCTATTGGATAAAGGAAAGTAACAGTTGCCGGAACAATTACAGGATTAAAGAACTTCCTCAAACCCACATTACTGAATACTCCGTCCGATGTGATCATTTTAGTCGCACCCAGAGTACCAGGTACAGCTATAATGTCGCTGTTCGTGCCTAACGAAACCAGATTCTTCTTGATATCAAGTATACCAAGCGTCATGGTGAGGTCTTCCTGAATCGTAATATTATTCTCAATTGTAGCACCTGCCGCATTATTAAGTTCAAGTCGTGCGTATGCTCCAAAACCTGATATTTTCTGCTGAACAGTTCCATTAAGAATAATTCCGCTGTTTACTGCATCATTGTCGGTATAACTTCCTTCATTTGAAACATCTCCTTTGACAAATATAGAATGTGCTCCTCCAATCAAAGTTCCTGTACTGATTGTAAGATTATTAGCTATTGTTGTAGGATTGCTCAGAGCAAGGGAAGTACCCGGACTAACAACAAGGTTATTAAAGTTAACTGCTCCTGTAATTGCCTGAATTCCAAGATATGAGGAAGCATTAGGTGAACTGAATGTTGTTGTATTAGTCCCATAAACATATCCTCCGACACCAGGAGCATTGTTTATTAGATTTCCATTGAATGTTACATCTATGTTATTCGCGTTAAGTATCCGGTTTGCACTGATTGTCATATCGCCGTTAAGAACAAGCGGACTTGACAATAGTCTGACAACACCTGGCTGTCCTGCAGCTCCTGCAATTGTCAGATGGTTCAGAGGAACATTAGCATCGAGGAAATAGTTCTGAGGCGCAGCTAAAGCTCCCTGGGAGAAAATGATTGTACCACCGGTAACCAAACTTGTTTCCGGTCTCAGATATACGTCACCGAACGGAGATGAAGGAGTTATAGCAGCATCAGCTCCACGGACAATTGTTATTGTTCCCCCGCTCATTGTAAAATCACTTCCGGGGTTAACCACCTCAAATTTTGCGTTGGTAGTCGGATAGACTAAACCTCTACCGTTTATTGTCACGGAACCCCCGCTCTGCGAATATTTTAATATACCTCCGGCATTTGATGTATTTCGTCTTATCTGGCCATTGACTACAAGATTACCACCCTGAATATCTATTGCAGATGATCCGCCCACAGAATACTCAATATCATTATTGTTATTCGGTGCTGCTATCTGACCTACATAAACATTTCCGGCAACAAGTGTAAGTTTTCCATTCAGTAAGAGGTCACCATTATTGTTGGCGGCATT
Proteins encoded in this region:
- a CDS encoding Ig-like domain-containing protein, whose product is MTGVVAGTCNIIYTITGGCGGTISSQQSVTITPNASITSVTGTSPLCIAGTATYVANGVVLGGGTGAWSSSNAAVATVDATGLVTGVSAGTANIIYTITGGCGGVVSAQQSVTITPNASITSVTGSSPLCITGTSTYTANGVTLGGGTGAWSSSNAAVATVNGSGLVTGVSAGTANIIYTITGGCGGVVSAQQSVTISPNASITSVTGTSPLCIGGTATYTTTGVVLSGGTGAWSSSNAAVATVDAAGLVTGVSAGTANIIYTITGGCGGTVSAQQSVTITPNASITSVTGSSPLCITGTSTYTANGVVLGGGTGAWSSSNAAVATVDAAGLVTGVSAGTANIIYTITGGCGGVVSAQQSVTINPNASITSVTGTSPLCIGGTATYTTTGVVLSGGTGAWSSSNAAVATVDATGLVTGVSAGTANIIYTITGGCGGVVSALQSVTINPNAGITSVTGSSPLCITGTSTYTANGVVLGGGTGAWSSSNVAIATVDAAGLVTGVSAGTCDIIYTITGGCGGVVSAQQSVTINPNASITSVTGASPVCIGGIVPYTANGVVLGGGTGAWSSSNTAVVTVNAAGLVTGVSAGTANIIYTITGGCGGTVSAQQSVTVNPNASITSVTGTSPLCIGGTATYTTTGVVLSGGTGAWSSSNSAVATVNGSGLVTGVSAGTANIIYTITGGCGGTVSAQQSVTISPNASITSVTGTSPLCIGGTATYTTTGVVLSGGTGAWSSSNAAVATVDASGLVTGVSGGTANIIYTITGGCGGVVSAQQSVTITPNASITSVTGTSPLCIGGTATYTTTGVVLGGGTGAWSSSNAAIATVSAGGIVTGVAAGTCDIIYTITGGCGGVVSALQSVTVNPNASITSVTGSSPLCIGGTATYTANGVTLGGGTGAWSSSNAAVATVDASGLVTGVSAGTVNIIYTITGGCGGLVSAQQSVTITPNASITSVTGSSPLCITGTATYTANGVVLGGGTGAWSSSNAAVATVDASGLVTGVSAGAANIIYTITGGCGGVVSALQSVTITPNASITSVTGSSPLCIGGTATYTANGVVLGGGTGAWSSSNVAIATVSAGGIVTGVAAGTCDIIYTITGGCGGVVSALRSVTITPNASITSVTGSSPLCIGGTATYTANGVVLGGGSGAWSSSNTSIATVSAGGIVTGVASGTCDIIYTITGGCGGVVSAQQSVIVNPNASITSVTGTSPLCIGGTATYTANGVVLGGGTGVWSSSDPSVATVNNTTGLVTGVVAGTCNIIYTITGGCGGTISSQQSVTITPNASITSVTGTSPLCIAGTATYVANGVVLGGGTGAWSSSNAAVATVDATGLVTGVSAGTANIIYTITGGCGGVVSAQQSVTITPNASITSVTGSSPLCITGTSTYTANGVTLGGGTGAWSSSNAAVATVNGSGLVTGVSAGTANIIYTITGGCGGVVSAQQSVTISPNASITSVTGTSPLCIGGTATYTTTGVVLSGGTGAWSSSNAAVATVDAAGLVTGVSAGTANIIYTITGGCGGVVSAQQSVTISPNASITSVTGTSPLCIGGTAHIQLQELSLAAVQVHGAAAMRQ